DNA from Podarcis muralis chromosome 13, rPodMur119.hap1.1, whole genome shotgun sequence:
TGGTTTGTTTTCTTGTGCTTTTCTGAGGGGGTGTTTAATTTGCAGTTGGTTTAGAATGGTTGGCGCTTTCCTAGGACAGCAAATTTTGATAATACCAGGTACAACAAAACACCTCGCCGTGCCTAATTAAACATCTACATTTACTTAAATGAAGTAACTGTTGCCAGAATGCTCAACAGGACTCTTATTTGTATATTTAAAACATGATATCCTGCATTTCACCACGTAGATCTCAAAAGCTGCTTACAGCTATAAAATACACAATATATGAAATttaattacaggtaggtagccgtgttggtcagccgtagttgaaacaaaatgaaaaaattccttccagtagcaccttagagaccaactaagttagttattggtatgagctttctgaagaagtgtgcatgcacacaaaagctcataccaataactaacttagttgttctttaaggtgctactggaaggaatttttttattttatgaaatttaaAACATTAATAAAACCTCAATTAATTATGAGGTTATAACATGCacatttaatcatttttaaaagatgcaaagATCTAGTTTTGAAATAAAACAGTTTTGCCAGTTAATAGCTTACGTTGCACACATACTCTGCagaatattttatattgtttatcctcacaacatcaAAGCAGACTGTTCTAATTTCCATTTTACAGCTGGGGAAACTGAGACTGAGAGTAACTTATTCTAGTCAGTCCAGTAAGCTTACAGTTAAGGATTTGACCCTGGGTTAGCCACACCTGATGTTTCCAGTTCCCCTAACCTTAGTAGTTTTTAACCAAACTTAGAACAGTGTCCTTTTTAGGGAGCATCTTACTGAAAAGTCTCACCTGTGTTCTTTGCTTCTCTGCCACAGTTTCAATGAGATCCACAAGTTTCACACACAGATACTTCGAGTGAAAGACCGTGACGACTTTCCCATGATCCTTGTGGGGAATAAGGCTGACCTTGACCTTTATCGGCAGGTGAGCCTTCCATAGCATTCAATCACTTATTGTGATATCAGTCTCTGCATTGGTGGGACTCTGGGCTGGTACATGAGTCGATAATGTTTTGAATCCTCCCTCTGCAGTCTCATTTTGGGAAACCCATATAGGCCTGGGTAAGAATTAAGATAAATGTGTAATGCCTTGCTCTAGGGAGGCTTGGCAAGGCATGAGCTTGAGAGACGaggccttctttgtggtggcgCCACAACTCATGAATGCTTTCTCAAATTTATTTCATCAGGCTCCCTCTGTGTTTTGTCAGAGATGGGATGCACTTCTATTTTGATgggggattttgtgtgtgtttcacacCCAGTTTTATCGTTGCCGGTTGTAATGGATAATAGGGAGAAGGAACcatcagccctccatatgttgttggactgtaactcccatcatccctagctattggccatgctggcaggggctgatgggaactggagtccaataacatgtgGAAGGCCGCAGGTTAAGCCATCTTTGATTTAACATCTTTTGCTGCTGCTACATTTGTTTTTGCTCTGCTGCAAGTTCTGACTTCATGATGCTAagcccaaaccatggcttaggatGAACGTGAAGGTGGGTGGACTTCTACAGGGAAATGATGACCACTTCATTCCTCCGGCGTTCATTCTGCTGTTGCCCTGAGCTAAGCCATGATTTGCCTTACCAGGTCATCCAAATCTGGGCAACTaataaatataatacagtggttccttgggttacagatgtttcaggttagactccgctaacccagaaatagtaccttgggttaagactttgcttcaggatgagaacagaaatcgcgtggcagcaacgggaggctccattagctaaagtggtacctcaggttaaaaacagtttcaggttaagaacggacctccagaacaaattaagttcttaacccgaggtaccactgtaaatgacaataaataaaattgaatAATTGCCATTCCCTGGCTGTTTTATATGGTGCGCAGCAAGCAGTGTTGTATTTGACCCAGTTGGTCTCCAAAAtgaggagagcttggctgagAGAAAATGTATCTTTGTGAGCAGCCATGAGTGGGGAAGATTTGGCTGCCACGAGGCACCTATGCCTCCTTACATGCCCCTTCAGTATCTCCACATTTCCAGTTCCCTTAAACAATGTGGGACGGGGGTCACAAATTAGCTGGATGTGGGATGCTGTGCAACCAGACATTACAACTACCCAATGCCAGCCgccattttgtttttctccttttgctccctccctcccaccaccgCAGCTACACTCTtctgccatgtacagtggtacctcgcaagacgaatgcctcacaagacaaaaaacactctagacgaaagggttttttgttttttgagctgcttcgcaagacgattttctctatgggcttgctttgcaagacggaaacgtcttgcaagtttgtttcctttttcttaacaccgttaatacagttgcgacttgacttcgaggagcaactcatagaacgcggtgtggtagccttttttgaggtttttaaaaactttggtgatttttgaagcttttccaaaactttcccgacaccgtgcttcgcaagacgaaaaaaatcgcaagacgaaaaaaatcgcggaacgaattaatttcgtcttgcgaggcaccactgtaacggTATCCATTGCTATTTCTCATCGCTGCTTTTCCTATTCAGGTACCCAAGGAGGAGGCCCTCAGCTTTGCCCGGGAGAATCGGATCCCGTACATGGAAGCCTCTGCCAAAATGCGCCTCAATGTGGATGAATCTTTCTATGAGCTGGTCAGGGCCATCAGGTAAGAGGACAGGTGACTTGGTGGATGTGCTGTGTCTTAACACGACTAAGTCGGTTGCTTTGAgacatttttttttgcaggggtgtcaaatacagtggtacctcggcagTCGAATGGAAttggttccagaagtccgttcgacttccaaaatgttcggaaaccaaggcacagcttccgattggctgcagcaagctcctgcagccagtcggaagccgtggaagccccatcagacgtttgggttccaaacaacatttgcaaaccggaacactcccttccaggtttgtggcatttgggagccaaaatgttcgactcgctaggtgtttgggatccaaggtacaactgtataatgaataagataataataatattggctcCCCAAAGCCTGGGGAAAGCAGTGTCCTTTGATAATAACTTCAGCATGGAGGCCGTTTGTGGCTATTTGTACTGTATTTCATTATTTActttaacctggtgccctccagatgtttcagattattgggttgtctttgtttttgtttttattatgtatcctgtgtttttattttgtaatttatgttgtgaacagtCCTGAGATCTATAGGTATAGGGccgtacacaaatttaataaataaatgaaatactaCTACTGCTGATAATAAtttagactacagcttccatcggccccagccaacacagcttGATGAAagttgattatatatatatatatttgctttcgtagatttcaTAGatttttcgtagattttcacgggtacaggaatgcaggttttggtgtcctcgggtatcttcccgtgtaaaagttggggtgtctaggcgacgtttcgacgaggtctcactcgtcatcttcaggctggtgctttcggcttcttgttactggaatatatatatatatatatatatatatatatatatatatatatatatattgttatatatatatatatatatatatatccctatgCCCTTAGCCTAGGACTCAAAACAGATTTGAGTCTTGTGGTATCTACTTTTACTAGATCCTCAAGATCCAACAATTAGAGCCTTGCTAAATTTGGCCACCAAGTTCAGGGGTCCCCAATATGGTGTTATTTTAGATGTTGGACTCTTAACTCTCATCAACCTTGACCAAAAGCCATGGTGgctagggctgataggaattgtagtccaacaacaactggagggctgccTGTGACCTAGTCATAGAgtaaaattgtggagttggaagggtatGTGAGGGTCATCCATCCCACCCCTGCAATCTCAGAACTTATGAGAAAAATTAGCATTTTCCTGAAAATCTGAGCAGGTGATAAGAGCTATGCTGCCTTACTtttgctatacagtcatacctcgggttgacgttgcttcaggttgagcgttttcgggttgcgctccgtgatgacccggaagtaatggaatgagttacttccgggtttcgccacatgcgcagacgctcaaaatgacatcatgcgcagaagcggcatgcgcagatgtgggttgcgttctgctctggatgcgaacggggctccggaacggatcccgttcgcatctagagataccactgtatattctctctctgcttcctgtcCCAATTTTCACCTCTTTCGATTTGCAGGAGGTTTCACGAGCTGGAATCCCCCCCTGCCCCGGCTGTCAGCCCtaagaagaaagaaagcaaaggctGTCCTTGTTCCCTGCTGTAAACTGCCTTCCCACACCAAGCTACAAAGCCCGGAAAGGGAAGAACAACTGCTCAGGTTCCCTCCTAAGGAGTGGGCGCGGCAGGATTTCTCCCTTATCTCCACCTCCCCACACCTCTCACCCCCCCTCACCTATGCAACAAGGGCTGGCAATGTGTATTCTGCAGTTGTGTCCAAATACTACAATACGTCTGGCGCAGAGAGTTCCTGCAAACTGGAACAGGTCAGGAAGCAGATAAATCATGTACCCACTCAACACCCACTAAATAGGCAGGAAATAGGTTATATATGTGATGACTGGGACGAGGTGCGGGAAGAGTACTCAGTGCCTTCCTATCCTGTTCCCCCACCTTCCTCTGTTAAGTCTTCAGAGAAAACTGGCAGGAAGGGGAATCTCCTACGCCAGGGGGTAGGAGCAGAGGCGGACTTGGGGCTTTCAgagatgccaaaatttggtgccgtGCCCCCCGCCTCAAATCCCAGTGCGGGTGAACCGGTCATGCTTCTCTAAATCTGCCCGTGGTAGAAGGCAGAGCAATTTGAGAAATGTGGCTTCACGGGTTTAAATCCGGAAAGAATAGGATAGTCTGGTTTTAGGATGGGTGAGAGAGTGGGCAGGAAAACGAGGGGCTCAGACTCTTCAATGTAGCCAGAGCCAGCAAGCTTTTTGCACATACACACTTTTATGTACATGTTCAAAGCCGTATTGTACAAATGCATCTAAAGGGGtgttatctattttttaaaaaatcacagccaTCATTATGCACAGCACATGATTAATAGGAACAGTCAATACAAATTTAagcaatgaattaaaaaaaaattttttttgcaacCCTCCAGcttctttggactacaactcccatgagccccagccagaacATATGCTAGCAgcggctaatgggagttgtagtccaaaacaaaaaTAGGTTAGCAGCATCACATTACAGTAGGGGACCCAAAGaaacaatctttttttaaaaaatcaagttttgtggggagggtgcccccccccacaaaagtctGGGACAGGGGGTTGAATGAACCCCATGGGCTAACTACCCATTTTAGATCCTCTACCTGCCGCCTAAAGAGCAAATGGGCATAATGAAATTAAATCCTGCCCAAATGCAAGGCATCTCCCCCCGCAATCAGTTAAGCGATGTGTGTGAAGGTCACTTCTGCCAATTCCCCTGCTATCCTGCTGCAGATCATTCCAGCTTGTTAAACACCAAAGAGTTACCACCTATTCAAGCTCCATcatcttgtggcactttaaatacgaacagatttattatggcataagccatCCTTGAATAGAGTCCGCATTGTCAGCTGTAGGAAGTCTTCTCTGTTGGCAATTATATGTAATCTACACACACACGGTACATACAGAGGGGTGGTTTTTTTGCAAACAGTGGGGCCAAAGGGCCATGAAATGTTAGGGTAGGAAGCTGTGAAATTCTCACGTACCCAGAAGTGGTTTTGAATAAAAGGGAGTCATTCCCAAATCAGTGTGTGTTGCGGTTTGTGGTGGCGGCACAAAATTGGGCGGATCAGGAAGCAGGCAGCACTGAGTAGGCTATGGAGACATTCAGGCTATAATCCgatacacacttacctgagaaACAAGTTCtccttgaactcagtggaactttctTCCAAGTAGACATTTATGGGACTGCATTCAGTGTGGTCTCTTGGATATGGTCCATCCACATTTAAAGGGTGAGCAGGCTGCCTTGGGAGTCTCAGGATGTAGCCCgtggagcaggaatggggaattggTGGCCCTCCAAACATATGAGATCCAGCTCACACCAACCGTGGCAAAAATGGCTAACGGTGAGGTGCAATGGGCGGTCAGGTCAACAGGACTTTAGTAACCAGCATAGGTGCTCAAGGTGATCTAGCCATGATTAACCTACACCTGAGGGATGGAGGACTGACAAAAAGAAGTCCTTCACAGGGcacaccactgaactatggcatttgggtggctttaagagaggattggacaaattcatgggtgGGCCCTAAAACACCTGTAACTTAAAACTTAATGGAAAGACTGACCCATATCCTTAGGCAACAGTGTTTTGAGTCTCAACTTCTTCTGTATTCTAATTCCTGAAGAAAAGAAAGGTATTTGTACTGCAAATAAAATCAAACTCGGGGCAGGTACTGGTGATGCTGTCCTTTGTTGTGATCTTTCTTTCAGAAGTGAATACTGGGTTAAAGCAGGGACACAATTACTAGACTTTTGGAGATTTGGGGTGGAAAAACCTATCTGGAGCAAGGAATGGGGTTTCCAAAGTCTAAAccagttccccaaacttgggtctccaactgtttctggactacagttcccatcatccctgaccactggtcctgctagctagggatgatgcgagttgtagtccaaaaacagctggagacctgagtttgggaaaccctggtctaaacGGACTTAGATTGCTTTATTTAAGCCAGAGGTTGTGCATTCGTTAGGCAGACACCGAACCAAAATGGGGGACAAACCTCTAGGACATTGGAAAtttttagccctccagatgttgctgaactacaactctcaactGCACCaaggagttgtaattcaacatcTGGGTGGCCAAAGGTCCTGCCCCCTGCTCTAGAATTAAGAAGCCAGGTCTCCTGGGTGTCTCTCACTGTCCAAACTGCTCACTGCAAATGAACTCTCCCCTGCCACCCCAAAAAACAAGGAATAAAGCTGTACAGCAGGCATTTGATTTTTGCAAAGAAAAGtgttttttgtcattttgtttgTGTACACAGTATACAATGTGAGTTTTACATATTGAGAGAAAAAAACGTCTCAGAcactaataataaacaataaaaatatataggaaCATCCAATAATACAGAACACAAATCCCATTATCTCAGAACAATACCCTTGAGGCGCGAACAAGATACACAGAAATACACATCGTAAAAAAGGGGGCCTTCCAAGATCCAAATTTGGGgcgggtgggggaggaggaggagaagtcttTTCGTCACAGGAAGctgtggggtgtgtttgtgtgtgtgtgcgtgcacacacattcTTAAACAACTCTGAGCTGGGCCCTTCCAATTCTGGTGCACAGGGTTTGGGCTGCTTGGCCCCTCCGTCCAGGGGGCAAACGCCTTAGCAAAATTTTGCATGAAATTGATGGTGCAAGTCTGTCGTTCCAGGAGGTATCGAGGCTCTGAATGTCCCTCGAAAACAAACCACGTGTATGTCCCCCCATCCCTTCGTTTCCCAAACCCCATGTTCAACTTACTAACCCCACCTCCACACACAGGTTCAAGCTACAGTCCTTCGCCTCTAAGGCCCAACAGCTATCAGTAAACCGGGTTTGCAAGGGGAAAAGCTGTTAAAAACTAAATTGCAAGCTTTTAAAATATCCAAAAGGAAGCCAGTCAACcctcttcccccctttaaaaacacTCCATTCTGAGTGCAGCTCACGTACACCAAGTTCCACCCCCCTCCATGCACTCTCACAATCACACTTGCCAACCTCTACTCATCCACAATAAATAATTAAGGGGAAAGGGTAGGATCCAGGGGGAAGTGGAGAGTTGTGTATATATAAGGGACCCTGATCTAACACAGCCAGAAGggccccccaacacatttttgtGCTGTCCAGAAACTTAACTGAAGAAGCTCTGCTGGGGCAATGGGACCAACCCCTCTTCTGAGGTGGGATCTGTTTTCTCCTCCACCCGGCCTAGAGTACCTTTTTTGCACTTCCTCCATGGGAAGTGTGTGGGAATCATGATAAAAATCAAACCGGTGGGTGGGTGCTTTCagcaccccctgcaatgccggaatatgcagctgccccatatggggatcaaacctgcgacctttTGACGGTAGAGAAAagcaaagaagaaacaaaaacagaaccgTGGGGAGACTGGGCTGGTACAGAGAAATCAGAAGTAGTCTCGGGGAGTGGGAATGAGGTAGacgttggttggggggggggggcgggaatctgaTCTAGCAGGGGAATCTACGTGGAGATGTGAGATGGATCTGGGAGGTCACTAGGAAAACCCAAAGGAGAAAACATGCCGGGGTGGAAACTGGTTAACTGGCTGGGCTATGGGTGATATATGAGAGAGGCCGGCTGAATGACTGGGCTGGGCTGCGAGCGGAAAGTGTGTGAAACAGGGCAAGGACCTAATTGTCTATCTAAAGAGAGTTTATTTTAGCATTTCAGCTCGGGGTTAGAGAGGGATCTTTGCTTAGGAGGCTGCGGGGTGGTGGGGATACAGAATCTCCCTTCCccctcaataacaacaacaacaataatggtgattaaaaataataataataacgaccTCCTAATGAAAAGTTTCAGTCCAAACCAAATAACGTCACAGCTacaggtgaggagagagagagaaagagagagagaaactcctgcGTATCGTTAAGTTCAAGTTAGTCAAATACAATATGATACATAGACTTTTTATCCTATACAGTATATACAGCTGAGGGGAGGGATGGGGAGCAGAATCCTGCCTTGTCAAACACCACGAGGAAGGGGATGGAAGGGAATTAtcctttcctcaaaggagctcagtTCTAAGAAAAGCACAGAGGGACATAACTACGGCCTAGTGCACCCCTTTCCGTGATCCGTGTGAGGGCCAGTTGAGAAAGTCTgaacagtctttttttaaaaatggggggaagtGGTAGGGATGGGAAGGAGAGCGATTTAGGGAGCCTTGATACAGACAGGTTGCTATGGGTGtcgctatgcccccccccccatttacggTTACCTATTCAGAAGGGTTATGGGTGGAGAGATGCTCCACACGTCCCAAAGAGCTAGAACCCCAAACTCGGcgggcaaaaagaaaagaaggggggggggggagagtggctCGTGGCAGGTCCACCAGCAGCAATCGTCCCCATGAAAATAGCTGAGTGAagaaggaaggtgctccagagACAGCCTGGGGGAGTGGGTTGGGGGGGGTGGctctttgcaaccgtttggttgGGAAGGGGCAACTTGGCAATAAATATTCCTGTTGGAAGCAATAACAGAGGCAATCGCTGTGAGTGTGTGAGTGGAGTGCCTCTCCCCAGCCTCAACTCAAAGCAACAGTTTATTTGGCAGAGATGGGATGAGAGTTGTCTGCGGGCAGGGAGAGGAAGTGGGGTCTCATTGCCTGGTCAGACTGTGGTTAAAAGGACCTGGGCACTGTGCTAAGGGTGGCTAAATACAcccccctgccacacacacactcggCTTTCCCTAGGGAGAAGCAGAAGTTCCTGATGGACAAGATGCAGGACGGTACCTTGGACCCTCTTGTGTTTATTCACGCTGCCCGCCAAAACACACGCGTCCCCATTCCCACCCCGTCACCCCGATGAAACCTACGGCTCCTGGATCCCATCCCCACAAGCTCCAGATCGCGGCACCAACACTCCTCTGACCTTCCTATGGGGGTCCTCCTACTCTCTGTCCCCACCAGAGCAGGGGGCGAGGCTGCTCCAATTAgacatttatacatttatatataaataatatttctcTGTACAGCCAGGGCAAAAGGGAAAGGGGGCTGTCCAGCCATCCGCTCCTTTTGATGAGAACCCTCCTCAACGTGTGCTCTCTGCCATCACAAACCTCCCGCGCACCCCACCacccaaaataaaaagaaagaggcGCATCCCAggtcctgatttttttaaaaaagaaaagaaaacctgaaaagggaaggggtggtggtggtgatggtaagCTGAGTCTGAACTCGTTGCCTGTGATGGTACCCCTcgaccttcctctccccacttccTGCTCTGGCTCTGCAGAGGGGCGGGCGTTAGGTGGCCCCTCCCGGGGCGTGGCTCCGGCGGCTGCGTCACGCACATTTGCTCTGTGCCTGAGTCAGCAACTCGCTGAAGGAGTCAAACAGTTTCTCCAGCCACGGCTGGTTGCGCATGCACTGCTGCACCACTTCTTCCTGGCCCAGGTCCTCGTCCTGACCCTCGATCGCCATTGTCTGCAGAAGGAGAGCCCCACCCGCCCCCCAAGAGAAGGACAAAACGTTAGCTAAGAGGCTTCATTACGCGCGCACACACGTGGGCAGCACGGGACTCACGGGGCTTATGAAAACAAACGGATTCCGCAACCAGGCGAACCAAATTCTGCAACCCGAAGAAAGCGAAGCTGTGTTTCgtttgtttataaaaata
Protein-coding regions in this window:
- the RRAS gene encoding ras-related protein R-Ras; this encodes MMNPKEGAAPLEKYKLVVVGGGGVGKSALTIQFIQSYFVSDYDPTIEDSYTKICNIDGTSTRLDILDTAGQEEFGAMREQYMRTGEGFLLVYAINDRGSFNEIHKFHTQILRVKDRDDFPMILVGNKADLDLYRQVPKEEALSFARENRIPYMEASAKMRLNVDESFYELVRAIRRFHELESPPAPAVSPKKKESKGCPCSLL